One genomic segment of Brassica napus cultivar Da-Ae chromosome A3, Da-Ae, whole genome shotgun sequence includes these proteins:
- the LOC111197697 gene encoding peroxisome biogenesis protein 5-like, protein MAMRDLVNGGAACAVPGSSSSSNPLGALTNALLGSSSKTQERLKEIPNATSSGPGPQFYSQDQHLSSLPGSELDQPLLQPGAQGTEFFRGFRSVDQNGLGAAWDEVQRGGPMPPMGPMYEPVQPTFEGPPQRVLSNFLHSFVESSRGGIPFRPAPVPVLGLSQSDKQCIRDRSSIMARHFFADRGEEFINSQVNALLSSLDIDDGIQARGHMPGRFRELDDYWNESQAVTKPGLHPADSWATEFDQHQHGMNHGGPDAWVNSFEQQHGVNGWATEFEQGQSQLMSNQMRSMNMQNLAAMEQTRKLAHTLSQDVNPKFQNSRFLQFVSKMSRGELIMDENEVKPGPAPGDWATEYEQQYLGPPSWADQFANEKLARGPEQWADEFASANRQQESAEDQWVNEFSKLNVDDWVDEFAEGPAGGSSADAWANAYDEFLTEKNAEKQNSGVYVFSDMNPYVGHPEPMKEGQELFRKGLLSEAALALEAEVMKNPENAEGWRLLGVTHAENDDDQQAIAAMMRAQEADPSNLEVLLALGVSHTNELEQATALKYLYGWLRNHPKYGSIAPPELADSLYHADIARLFTEASQMNPEDADVHIVLGVLFNLSREFDRAITSFQTALQLKPNDYSLWNKLGATQANSVQSADAISAYQQALDLKPNYVRAWANMGISYANQGMYKESIPYYVRALAMNPKADNAWQYLRLSLSCASRHDLIEACEARNLDLLQKEFPL, encoded by the exons ATGGCGATGAGAGACCTCGTCAACGGCGGAGCTGCCTGCGCAGTTCccggctcttcttcttcttccaacccCCTCGGTGCTCTCACCAACGCGCTACTTGGTTCCTCTTCCAAAACTCAG GAAAGGCTCAAGGAGATACCTAATGCCACCAGTTCAGGTCCCGGGCCTCAGTTTTACTCTCAGGACCAACACTTAAGCTCACTTCCTGGTTCTGAGTTAGATCAGCCTCTTCTCCAGCCTGGTGCTCAG GGAACAGAGTTCTTCCGTGGCTTTCGATCTGTAGATCAGAATGGTCTGGGTGCAGCTTGGGATGAAGTTCAGCGTGGTGGACCTATGCCTCCCATGGGACCTATGTATGAGCCTGTCCAGCCCACATTTGAAG GACCCCCTCAAAGAGTTTTGTCAAACTTTCTGCATTCATTTGTTGAGAGTAGCCGTGGTGGCATTCCCTTTCGTCCAGCACCTGTCCCTGTTCTGGGATTGTCACAAAGTGACAAACAATGCATACGTGATCGTAGTAGCATAATGGCCCGACATTTTTTTGCCGACAGGGGAGAAGAATTTATCAATTCTCAG GTAAATGCATTACTGTCGTCGTTAGATATCGATGATGGCATTCAAGCTAGAGGTCATATGCCTGGGAGATTTCGGGAGCTAGATGATTACTGGAATGAGTCTCAGGCTGTTACGAAGCCTGGTTTACATCCTGCGGATAGTTGGGCGACTGAATTTGACCAGCATCAGCATGGGATGAATCATGGGGGTCCTGACGCATGGGTCAACTCTTTTGAGCAACAGCATGGTGTGAATGGGTGGGCCACCGAGTTCGAGCAG ggTCAATCTCAACTGATGTCAAACCAAATGAGAAGTATGAATATGCAAAATTTAGCTGCAATGGAGCAGACTCGTAAGCTTGCCCATACACTGTCTCAGGATGTCAATCCGAAatttcag AATTCAAGATTCCTTCAGTTTGTTTCTAAGATGAGCCGCGGTGAACTCATTATGGATGAGAATGAGGTCAAGCCTGGACCTGCCCCTGGGGACTGGGCTACTGAATATGAACAGCAGTATCTGGGGCCGCCAAGTTGGGCTGATCAATTTGCCAATGAGAAA CTTGCACGTGGACCAGAACAGTGGGCTGATGAGTTTGCTTCCGCTAACCGACAGCAAGAATCGGCTGAGGACCAATGGGTTAATGAGTTTTCAAAGTTGAATGTTGATGACTGGGTAGATGAATTTGCTGAAGGGCCCGCGGGTGGGAGTTCGGCTGATGCATGGGCAAATGCTTATGATGA GTTTCTTACTGAAAAAAATgctgaaaaacaaaatagtggTGTATACGTCTTCTCTGACATGAATCCTTATGTGGGTCACCCTGAACCGATGAAAGAAGGGCAGGAATTGTTCCGCAAAGGACTTCTGAGTGAAGCAGCGCTTGCTCTAGAAGCTGAGGTTATGAAAAATCCTGAGAATGCTGAAGGTTGGAGATTACTTGGGGTTACACACGCAGAGAACGATGATGATCAACAG GCAATAGCTGCAATGATGCGGGCACAGGAGGCCGATCCCTCAAATCTAGAGGTGCTTCTGGCGCTTGGTGTGAGCCATACCAACG AGTTGGAGCAAGCAACTGCTTTGAAGTACTTATACGGATGGCTGCGGAATCACCCTAAGTATGGATCAATCGCACCTCCAGAGCTTGCTGATTCCCTATACCATGCTGAT ATTGCTAGATTATTCACTGAAGCCTCTCAGATGAATCCTGAGGACGCCGATGTGCATATAGTGCTAGGTGTTCTCTTCAATCTGTCAAGGGAATTCGATAGAGCAATTACTTCCTTCCAAACAGCTTTACAGTTGAAACCAAACGATTATTCTCTTTGGAATAAGCTTGGCGCAACTCAAGCCAACAGCGTCCAGAGTGCTGATGCCATATCTGCTTATCAACAG GCTCTGGATTTAAAACCTAATTATGTTCGTGCTTGGGCAAATATGGGGATCAGTTACGCAAACCAG GGGATGTACAAAGAATCAATCCCTTATTATGTTCGTGCCCTTGCGATGAATCCTAAGGCAGATAACGCTTGGCAATACTTGAGGCTCTCGTTAAG CTGTGCGTCAAGACATGACCTAATCGAAGCTTGTGAGGCAAGGAATCTCGATCTCTTGCAGAAAGAGTTCCCGCTTTGA
- the LOC111212586 gene encoding probable WRKY transcription factor 2, with protein sequence MSGFEETVAVMGEWVPCNPSSKRVLERELSLNHGQVTSNNNKDSSQTNNISGGGLRERIAARAGFNTPRLNTENIRSNTDSSSPCLTISSPGLSPATLLESPVFLSNPLAQPSPTTGKFPFLPGANSNGLSSSAASDKEKDEFFDGIGASFTFHPVSTSSSSFFQSATEMTPLDYGNYNNSPSHQSPEEDVKLGSEQSGLKRKSSDATTITNDHQEVEEGEGEEQRGGDSMVGGGAPAEDGYNWRKYGQKLVKGSEYPRSYYKCTNPNCQVKKKVERSREGHITEIIYKGAHNHSKPPPNRRSGMQLDGTEQAEQQQQEQKRDNTQQQVGSIENNGEEGGQYESGDGNGGVIMVDASSTFSNDEDEDDREGTHGSASLGYDGGGGGEGDESESKRRKLEAYAIEMSGATRAIREPRVVVQTTSDVDILDDGYRWRKYGQKVVKGNPNPRSYYKCTAPGCTVRKHVERASHDLKSVITTYEGKHDHEVPAARNSSHGGGGGNGNSGVSTAQTNHYSEPPRGRFDRQLNQSQFGRPFSFQPHLGPPSGFAFGLAQTGLGNLSIPGLAFGQGKLPGMLHPSYMSQPVGMSEAMMQRGMEPKVEPGSETGQSVYNQIMSRLPQI encoded by the exons ATGTCTGGTTTTGAAGAAACTGTTGCTGTAATGGGAGAGTGGGTGCCTTGTAATCCTAGCTCGAAACGTGTTCTTGAAAGAGAGTTATCTTTGAATCATGGTCAGGTTACTAGTAATAACAACAAGGATTCTTCACAGACCAACAACATTTCAGGAGGTGGCTTAAGAGAAAGAATCGCCGCTCGTGCTGGGTTCAACACTCCGAGGCTAAACACTGAGAATATCCGCTCTAACACCGACTCTTCTAGTCCTTGCTTAACCATCTCCTCTCCTGGCCTTAGCCCTGCAACACTCTTGGAGTCTCCTGTTTTCCTTTCTAACCCATTG GCTCAACCGTCTCCAACTACAGGGAAGTTTCCATTTCTCCCGGGTGCCAACAGCAATGGCTTGTCTTCTTCTGCTGCTTCTGATAAAGAGAAAGACGAGTTTTTTGACGGCATTGGAGCATCATTCACATTCCATCCTGTTTCAACATCCTCTTCCTCTTTCTTCCAAAGCGCAACTGAGATGACGCCACTTGATTATGGTAACTACAACAACAGTCCTTCTCATCAGTCCCCAGAAGAAGATGTAAAACTCGGTTCTGAACAAAGTGGCTTGAAGAGGAAGTCATCTGATGCCACAACAATCACCAATGATCATCAAGAAGtggaagaaggagaaggagaagagcaAAGAGGTGGTGATTCGATGGTTGGTGGTGGTGCACCTGCAGAGGATGGATATAACTGGAGGAAGTACGGACAGAAGCTAGTGAAAGGAAGCGAGTATCCACGAAGCTATTACAAGTGCACAAACCCGAACTGTCAAGTGAAGAAGAAAGTGGAGAGATCAAGAGAAGGCCACATCACTGAGATTATATACAAAGGAGCTCATAATCACTCCAAGCCTCCACCTAACCGCCGCTCAGGAATGCAACTAGATGGAACTGAACAAgctgaacaacaacaacaggagCAGAAGAGAGATAACACTCAACAACAAGTTGGAAGCATTGAGAACAATGGGGAAGAAGGAGGTCAGTATGAGTCAGGTGATGGTAATGGTGGTGTAATCATGGTGGATGCTTCGTCGACATTCTctaatgatgaagatgaagatgatcgAGAAGGGACTCATGGGAGTGCTTCTTTGGGATATGAtggaggtggaggaggagaaggagatgaatcGGAATCGAAAAGAAG GAAACTTGAAGCTTACGCAATTGAGATGAGTGGAGCAACGAGAGCTATACGTGAGCCAAGAGTCGTTGTGCAGACAACGAGTGATGTTGACATTCTTGACGATGGCTATCGCTGGAGAAAGTATGGTCAGAAAGTTGTCAAAGGAAATCCAAATCCAAG GAGTTACTACAAATGCACAGCTCCTGGATGTACAGTGAGAAAGCATGTAGAGAGAGCTTCTCATGATCTCAAATCCGTTATAACCACTTACGAAGGCAAACACGACCACGAGGTCCCTGCCGCACGTAACAGTAGCCACGGTGGCGGCGGTGGAAACGGTAACAGCGGCGTTTCAACCGCTCAAACTAATCATTACTCAGAGCCTCCACGTGGCAGGTTTGATAGACAGCTCAACCAGTCTCAGTTTGGACGTCCGTTTAGCTTCCAGCCTCATTTGGGTCCTCCTTCCGGTTTTGCGTTCGGTCTAGCACAAACCGGTTTGGGTAATCTTTCGATACCTGGTTTAGCGTTTGGTCAAGGGAAATTACCGGGTATGCTTCACCCGTCGTATATGAGTCAACCGGTTGGGATGAGTGAAGCGATGATGCAGAGAGGGATGGAGCCTAAGGTTGAACCGGGTTCGGAAACGGGACAATCGGTATATAACCAGATAATGAGTAGATTACCACAGATTTGA
- the LOC106387428 gene encoding putative 4-hydroxy-4-methyl-2-oxoglutarate aldolase 3 codes for MAAFATAEACDSNAELISNGDLRALHPIFKIYGQRRCFSGPIVTLKVFEDNVLVRNQLETKGEGAVLVIDGGGSMRCALVGGNLGQLAQNNGWVGIVVNGCVRDVDEINDCDVGVRALGSNPLKSSKKGHGEKNVPVNIGGTLIRDGEWLYADSDGILISKTELSV; via the coding sequence ATGGCTGCATTTGCAACCGCAGAAGCGTGTGACAGTAACGCAGAACTAATATCAAACGGAGACCTACGGGCCCTCCACCCAATCTTCAAGATCTATGGCCAAAGAAGATGCTTCTCCGGACCAATCGTGACACTCAAGGTCTTTGAAGACAATGTCCTAGTCAGAAACCAACTAGAGACAAAAGGAGAAGGTGCAGTCTTAGTTATAGACGGTGGTGGAAGCATGAGGTGCGCGCTTGTTGGAGGAAACCTCGGACAGTTAGCTCAGAACAACGGGTGGGTGGGGATTGTGGTGAATGGATGCGTTAGAGATGTGGATGAGATCAATGACTGCGATGTTGGGGTTAGGGCATTGGGTTCTAACCCGTTGAAGTCTAGTAAGAAAGGTCATGGTGAGAAGAATGTGCCGGTTAATATTGGAGGGACTTTGATCAGGGATGGGGAATGGCTTTATGCTGATAGTGATGGTATCTTGATCTCCAAGACCGAACTCTCCGTCTGA
- the BNAC03G13760D gene encoding uncharacterized protein BNAC03G13760D gives MKNSREVNSNSGRIKCSSYPSLSTDEGSPNNPSSSSHFLHLTKPSDELGQSHLSTFSIRGYAFSNRTKNIQKSWPFSSTSLQLCLKHGLSDPLPPIQPLGPMISHPPEASSSNKPTLTHVEAISSKRKLGRLASSDHASAEITKQGFENGSKSKTQVTTVNKTPRKKCGLVVKPGACVDGSSKEDQALRTCPICKTFSSASNTTLNAHIDQCLSVDLGEQPVSKPNKPRNHKPRLKVKTMVDIYASAKGCTLEDLDRRNGTKWAVISSYSNRVIVCDNNKSEVSNKEKKLDEDGDAGIGPVYIDAKGQKLRIISEVKEKAAEPSREHEKKSFSEGKRSYKSCKKRLEGNASEIHESRRGCSEECRGMERLETPGTSQRRRMLRKHSLSRNESKKGRSMCDQPSENMHSLSEDPLVLKGPSLVSTDLSEAVNSQSSWRSCGDSQISGKSTNFAAPKPVDKGVMKLKKAWRFDVSENEDEDSGRWESEMTQELELADYDDWDEAEETDKGLPSTRGEDNDYESLEETGNNKGDCDMLDTIDAEFESMVLEKNGFETEEGGSSFMEVDPIPIPGPPGSFLESPWDMGTDATATENHGNFFQVQTSFDQLDLTDRNLSESPVSAVSNFAAPETQTFSLHNIITTDNDQSCCCQRKENALEGTTFRQPPPHMIHQDLLSKSVPPVPSNSGPVLRLMGKDLMVMNQREETSHGDPSTKPTSQFQDLSKTQQASPRAHLHPPYGGNGLYLDATTSFYNIP, from the exons ATGAAGAATAGCAGAGAGGTGAATAGTAACAGTGGAAGGATCAAATGTTCTTCTTATCCATCATTATCTACTGATGAAGGATCTCCAAATAatccatcatcttcttcccatttcttGCATCTCACCAAGCCTAGTGATGAGTTAGGTCAATCACATCTTTCCACTTTCTCCATCAG AGGTTATGCATTTAGTAACCGGACCAAAAACATTCAGAAAAGCTGGCCTTTCTCTTCAACAAGTCTGCAACTTTGTTTAAAACATGGCTTGAGTGATCCATTGCCACCTATTCAGCCTCTTGGCCCTATGATAAGCCATCCTCCTGAAGCTTCATCATCCAACAAGCCAACTTTAACTCATGTTGAAGCCATAAGCAGCAAGAGAAAGTTAGGAAGACTTGCTTCCAGTGATCATGCATCAGCAGAGATTACTAAACAAGGCTTTGAGAATGGTTCCAAATCCAAAACACAAGTCACTACAGTTAACAAGACTCCAAGAAAGAAATGTGGGTTAGTAGTGAAACCTGGAGCTTGTGTGGATGGTTCATCAAAAGAAGATCAGGCTTTGAGAACTTGTCCCATCTGCAAAACCTTCTCGTCTGCTTCTAACACCACTTTGAATGCGCATATCGATCAGTGCCTGTCTGTTGACTTGGGAGAGCAGCCAGTTAGTAAGCCAAACAAGCCTAGGAACCACAAGCCGCGGTTGAAGGTTAAAACGATGGTTGATATCTACGCTTCTGCAAAAGGATGCACACTAGAAGATCTTGATAGAAGAAATGGAACAAAGTGGGCTGTGATCTCAAGCTACTCTAACCGTGTCATTGTCTGTGATAATAATAAGTCTGAAGTTTCCAACAaagagaagaagcttgatgaagATGGTGATGCTGGCATTGGACCTGTTTACATTGATGCTAAGGGCCAAAAACTGAGGATTATATCTGAGGTTAAGGAGAAAGCTGCTGAACCATCAAGAGAGCATGAGAAGAAATCATTTAGTGAAGGTAAACGGAGTTACAAAAGCTGTAAGAAAAGACTAGAAGGCAATGCGTCAGAG ATACACGAGTCTAGAAGAGGGTGTTCTGAAGAATGTAGAGGCATGGAGAGGTTAGAAACTCCAGGGACAAGTCAGCGTAGGAGGATGCTAAGAAAACATAGTCTTTCAAGGAATGAAAGTAAGAAAGGGAGGAGCATGTGTGATCAGCCATCTGAGAATATGCATTCATTGTCAGAAGATCCTCTTGTGTTAAAGGGTCCAAGTCTTGTGAGTACTGATTTATCCGAGGCGGTTAACAGTCAAAGCTCATGGAGAAGCTGTGGGGATAGTCAAATCTCTGGAAAGAGTACTAACTTTGCAGCTCCTAAACCTGTGGACAAAGGAGTTATGAAGTTAAAGAAAGCATGGAGGTTTGATGTTTCAGAGAATGAAGATGAGGATTCAGGGAGATGGGAGTCTGAAATGACTCAAGAACTTGAACTGGCAGATTATGATGACTGGGACGAGGCTGAAGAAACAGATAAGGGTCTGCCTTCAACTAGGGGTGAAGATAATGATTATGAAAGTTTGGAAGAGACTGGTAATAACAAAGGAGACTGTGATATGTTGGACACAATAGATGCTGAGTTTGAAAGCATGGTTTTAGAGAAAAATGGTTTTGAAACTGAAGAAGGAGGAAGCTCATTCATGGAGGTTGATCCCATTCCTATTCCAGGGCCTCCTGGATCATTTCTAGAGAGTCCTTGGGACATGGGAACTGATGCAACTGCAACTGAAAATCATGGAAACTTTTTCCAGGTCCAAACATCCTTTGATCAGCTTGATCTCACTGACAGAAACTTGTCTGAATCACCTGTTTCAGCAGTTTCTAACTTTGCAGCTCCTGAAACACAGACATTTAGTCTTCATAACATCATCACTACTGACAATGATCAGTCATGTTGTTGCCAGAGAAAGGAGAATGCTCTTGAAGGTACAACATTTAGGCAACCACCACCACACATGATCCATCAAGATCTTTTGAGTAAGTCTGTTCCCCCGGTTCCTTCAAACTCCGGTCCAGTGTTGCGGCTAATGGGAAAAGATTTGATGGTTATGAACCAAAGAGAAGAGACCTCACATGGAGATCCAAGTACAAAACCAACTTCTCAGTTTCAAGATCTCTCCAAGACACAACAAGCGTCTCCTCGTGCCCATCTTCATCCTCCTTATGGTGGAAACGGTTTGTATTTGGACGCCACCACAAGCTTTTACAACATTCCATGA